A region from the Rhinoderma darwinii isolate aRhiDar2 chromosome 2, aRhiDar2.hap1, whole genome shotgun sequence genome encodes:
- the MFSD2A gene encoding sodium-dependent lysophosphatidylcholine symporter 1 yields MEKQTENASCAGLLGREKPKSLDKSQKGKHKLSICSKICYAIGGAPYQITGCALGFFLQIYLLDVVQMSPFHASIILFTGRVWDAITDPLVGFFVSKSSWTRFGRLMPWIILSTPFAVIAYFLIWFVPGFTSCQVLWYLTFYCLFQSLVTCFHVPYSALTMTISKEQSDRDSATGYRMTVEVLGTVLGTAIQGQIVGKVEESCVPNSFQNQSLESVNGSQDLGSLTSMRQAYMIAAGVICAIYVLCAVVLSLGVQEKRDSCELLSDQPISFWQGLKLVMSHGPYIKLITGFLFTSLAFMLLEGNFALFLKYTLQHRKHFQNILLVIMISATLTVPFWQWFLTRFGKKTAVYFGISSVVPFLILAGVMQINLIVTYFVAVAAGLSVAAAFLLPWSMLPDVIDDFVLKNPDSQGHEAIFFSFYVFFTKFASGVSLGISTLSLDFAGYRTGSCDQPESVDLTLKLLVCAAPILMIFLGLLLFKLYPINEERRKENKKALQLIRDSDRDSDSDSIELASNV; encoded by the exons ATGGAGAAGCAGACCGAAAACGCTTCGTGTGCCGGCTTATTGGGGCGGGAGAAGCCCAAATCACTGGATAAG AGCCAAAAAGGAAAGCACAAGCTGTCCATATGCAGTAAAATATGTTATGCTATTGGTGGTGCGCCATATCAGATCACCGGTTGTGCCCTGGGATTTTTCCTGCAAATCTACCTCTTGGATGTGGTACAG ATGAGTCCTTTCCATGCCTCCATCATCCTTTTTACTGGAAGGGTTTGGGATGCGATTACAGACCCACTGGTTGGGTTCTTTGTTAGTAAAAGTTCTTGGACGAGGTTTGGCCGACTGATGCCTTG GATTATATTGTCCACACCCTTTGCGGTGATCGCTTACTTCCTAATCTGGTTTGTGCCTGGATTTACTAGTTGTCAGGTCCTGTGGTACCTAACCTTCTACTGCCTTTTCCAGTCTCTTGTAACG TGTTTCCATGTGCCTTATTCAGCTCTTACAATGACCATCAGTAAAGAGCAAAGTGACCGTGACTCCGCCACAGGATACC gtatgACTGTTGAGGTATTGGGTACTGTCCTTGGCACAGCAATTCAAGGACAGATCGTGGGCAAGGTGGAAGAGTCATGTGTGCCTAATTCCTTCCAAAACCAATCTCTGGAAAGTGTAAACGGTTCTCAAGATCTAGGTTCTCTTACCAGCATG AGACAAGCCTACATGATTGCTGCTGGTGTCATCTGTGCAATTTATGTGCTATGTGCTGTTGTCCTTTCATTGGGTGTGCAGGAGAAGAGAG ATTCATGTGAGCTCTTGTCTGACCAGCCTATATCCTTCTGGCAGGGCCTGAAACTAGTAATGAGTCATGGGCCCTACATTAAACTAATCACCGGCTTTCTTTTTACCTCATTGGCTTTTATG CTTCTGGAAGGAAACTTTGCCTTATTTTTGAAATACACTCTGCAACACCGCAAGCACTTCCAGAATATTCTGCTTGTTATAATG ATTTCTGCTACACTGACCGTGCCGTTCTGGCAGTGGTTCTTGACTCGGTTTGGAAAGAAAACGGCTGTCTATTTTGGAATATCG TCTGTTGTCCCATTTCTTATTCTTGCTGGTGTGATGCAGATCAATCTGATAGTAACCTATTTTGTTGCAGTAGCTGCTGGACTCAGTGTAGCAGCAGCATTTCTCCTGCCATg GTCCATGCTTCCAGATGTAATTGATGACTTTGTTTTGAAGAACCCAGATTCTCAAGGACATGAAGCCATTTTCTTCtccttttatgttttcttcaccAAATTTGCCTCTGGGGTGTCACTGGGGATTTCCACACTAAGCCTGGA TTTTGCAGGATATCGGACTGGTAGCTGTGATCAGCCAGAATCAGTGGATCTGACTCTAAAGTTGCTGGTGTGTGCTGCCCCTATATTAATGATATTTTTGGGGCTATTACTGTTTAAACTATATCCAATTAATGAAGAGCGAAGGAAAGAGAACAAGAAAGCTCTGCAGCTCATCAG AGATAGTGACCGGGACTCTGATTCTGACTCCATAGAGCTTGCAAGCAATGTATGA